Within the Candidatus Aegiribacteria sp. genome, the region CGGTTAAAATATATTACATATGAAATATTACACCGTAAAGAACTAAAAATATGCAAAGCCATGGCATTAGAATCTTTCGCAGTCTTTGCGCACACTGCCGTGGGATCTTTGTGAAGTCCAGTTCAGTCCCGGCCGCTCCTCTCGCCTTAACTCAGTCAGGGTGTCCGTCCCGTTCTGCTCCCGCCCACCCTTGATAGTGCGGGGGCTTAGCAGGCGCTTTTCGATTGATCTGGCGGTCTGGGGTGTGGCTGTATATCTGCCCCTGCCACCACAGCCTGTCAGGGCAGCAGGTGGCAGCAAACCTTGTGGATTTTTCTGACTATTTAGATGTATACAAATCAATATTTCCGGTAGATTTTGCTCCTGTGACCTGTTTCAATCACTATGATCAACAGACTGTCATCAATTATATCCAGGATTACACGATATTCACCAACTCGGTGAGTGTAGAGAGGGTGACTTTTTGTCCCTTT harbors:
- a CDS encoding type II toxin-antitoxin system RelE/ParE family toxin; translated protein: MNYKVNYTSKGKKDLRKLPLDVAQSIILSINSIKNDPYSYVKKIKGTKSHPLYTHRVGEYRVILDIIDDSLLIIVIETGHRSKIYRKY